The proteins below come from a single Aegilops tauschii subsp. strangulata cultivar AL8/78 chromosome 6, Aet v6.0, whole genome shotgun sequence genomic window:
- the LOC109752840 gene encoding putative cyclin-F2-1, translating to MGIMDPFTAELLSGPPIPVALSGSGAETRDIDDYLRAIGALPALRPVNHHAAVEEPVPSLLLESAVPVIDTPESNNSARRPRLSDYDADIDLNLRKLEMNVEEPPRPDYLKKVQGDRMSPSMRANLVIWMDGFTRYYGLGPGTLHRAVSYVDRVLSARTLPMTNMEYELHLLGATAVFTAAKYEERDTIFKVDAAKIADDCGFATSKEVIDVECKMLAVLRYELSGPTAYTFVDHFTRYSEGERDLEVQKLAHQLAETSLVDYRCLQLMPSAVAASAVFLARLILNPMASQVRQWNREFTELTGYKPTDLILGIESLYMMNPDPRFVILPAFLQNE from the coding sequence ATGGGTATCATGGATCCCTTCACCGCCGAGCTCCTTTCGGGCCCTCCTATCCCCGTCGCCTTATCAGGCAGCGGTGCCGAGACGAGGGACATTGACGACTACCTCCGAGCCATCGGTGCACTTCCTGCGCTTCGACCCGTCAACCACCACGCCGCAGTGGAGGAACCCGTACCATCCCTGCTCCTGGAGAGCGCCGTCCCGGTCATCGATACCCCTGAATCCAACAACTCGGCCAGGCGTCCGCGGCTCTCCGACTACGACGCCGACATCGACTTGAACCTCCGCAAGCTGGAGATGAACGTCGAGGAGCCGCCGAGGCCAGACTACCTGAAGAAGGTACAGGGAGATCGGATGAGCCCGTCGATGCGCGCCAACCTTGTTATCTGGATGGACGGGTTTACTCGGTACTACGGCCTCGGCCCCGGCACGCTTCACCGCGCCGTCTCCTACGTCGACCGCGTGCTGTCAGCGCGAACCTTACCTATGACTAACATGGAGTATGAGCTCCATCTCCTGGGCGCCACGGCCGTCTTCACCGCCGCCAAATATGAGGAGCGGGACACCATATTCAAGGTGGACGCCGCGAAAATTGCCGACGACTGTGGGTTCGCCACGAGCAAGGAGGTGATCGACGTGGAGTGCAAGATGTTGGCGGTGCTCCGGTACGAGCTCAGCGGACCAACGGCCTACACCTTCGTGGACCACTTCACCAGGTACAGCGAAGGAGAGCGCGACCTGGAGGTTCAGAAGTTGGCGCATCAGCTCGCCGAAACATCGCTGGTCGACTACAGATGCCTGCAGCTCATGCCGTCCGCCGTGGCGGCGTCGGCGGTCTTTCTCGCCAGGCTGATCTTGAACCCAATGGCGAGCCAGGTTCGACAGTGGAACAGAGAATTCACGGAGCTGACAGGGTACAAACCCACGGACCTCATCCTTGGCATTGAGTCCTTGTACATGATGAATCCCGATCCGCGCTTCGTGATCTTGCCAGCGTTTTTGCAAAACGAATAA
- the LOC109752841 gene encoding putative cyclin-F2-1 → MDLMDPFTSELLSGPPIPVALSASSADTTDIDDYLRAINALPALRAADHYSEAALEEPVPSLLLESAVPVSDTTESNNSATRPLLSDYDADFDFNLRKQEMNVEEPPLPHYLKTVQGDRMSPSMRANLVIWMEEFTQYYGLAPGTLHRAVSYVDRVLSEKTLPTAHMEYELRLLGATAAFTAAKYEERDTIFKVNAAKIADDCGFANSREVIDMECKMLAALRYELSGPTAYTFVDHFTRYSNGESDLEVQKLAHLLAEQSLVDYTCLRLMPSAVAASAVFLARLILNPMASQVRKWNREFTELTGYKPRDLILGIESLYMMNPDPRFAILSAFLQEEQEL, encoded by the coding sequence ATGGATCTCATGGATCCCTTCACCTCCGAGCTTCTTTCTGGCCCTCCTATCCCCGTCGCCTTATCAGCCAGCAGCGCCGACACGACGGACATCGACGACTACCTCCGCGCCATCAATGCTCTTCCGGCGCTTCGAGCCGCCGACCACTACTCCGAGGCGGCCTTGGAGGAGCCCGTACCATCCCTGCTCCTGGAGAGCGCCGTCCCGGTCTCTGATACCACTGAATCCAACAACTCGGCCACGCGTCCGCTGCTCTCCGACTACGACGCCGACTTCGACTTCAACCTCCGCAAGCAGGAGATGAACGTCGAGGAGCCGCCGTTGCCGCACTACCTGAAGACGGTGCAGGGGGATCGGATGAGCCCGTCGATGCGCGCCAACCTTGTTATCTGGATGGAGGAGTTTACTCAGTACTACGGCCTGGCCCCCGGCACGCTTCACCGTGCCGTCTCCTACGTCGACCGCGTCCTGTCGGAAAAAACCTTGCCTACGGCTCACATGGAGTATGAGCTCCGTCTACTGGGCGCCACGGCCGCCTTCACCGCCGCCAAATATGAGGAGCGGGACACCATATTCAAGGTGAACGCCGCGAAAATTGCCGACGACTGTGGGTTCGCCAACAGCAGGGAGGTGATCGACATGGAGTGCAAGATGTTGGCGGCGCTCAGGTACGAGCTCAGCGGGCCAACGGCTTACACTTTTGTGGACCACTTCACCAGGTACAGTAATGGAGAGAGCGACCTGGAGGTTCAGAAGTTGGCGCATCTGCTCGCCGAACAATCGCTGGTCGACTACACATGCCTGCGGCTCATGCCATCGGCCGTGGCGGCGTCGGCGGTCTTTCTCGCCAGGCTGATCTTGAACCCAATGGCGAGCCAGGTTCGAAAGTGGAACAGGGAATTCACGGAGCTGACAGGGTACAAGCCCAGGGACCTCATCCTTGGCATTGAGTCGCTGTACATGATGAATCCCGATCCTCGCTTTGCGATCTTGTCAGCTTTTTTGCAAGAAGAACAAGAATTGTAA